In one Sphingomonas sanguinis genomic region, the following are encoded:
- the aguB gene encoding N-carbamoylputrescine amidase, translating into MTQITVAALQLAFTADIDRNIAEVSRLVREAASRGAQVILPPELFEGEYFCRVEDEGLFTNAKPTAEHQAVRAMQELAAELKVHIPTSFFEADGPHHYNSLAMVNPDGKVAGVYRKSHIPDGPGYEEKFYFRPGNTGFKVWDGPATKLGVGICWDQWYPETARAMMLMGAEILFYPTAIGSEPHDDSLDTARLWRRAMVGHAVSNVVPIVAANRVGCEHGQTFYGTSFICDERGDILAELDREEEGVIVATLDIERVKRHRAAFGFFRDRRPELYGRLVQDI; encoded by the coding sequence ATGACCCAGATCACCGTCGCCGCGCTGCAACTGGCCTTTACCGCCGATATCGACCGCAACATCGCCGAGGTGTCGCGCCTCGTCCGCGAGGCGGCGTCCCGGGGGGCGCAGGTGATCCTGCCGCCCGAATTGTTCGAGGGCGAGTATTTCTGCCGCGTCGAGGACGAGGGACTGTTCACCAACGCCAAGCCGACCGCCGAGCATCAGGCGGTGCGCGCGATGCAGGAACTGGCCGCCGAGCTGAAGGTCCATATCCCGACCAGCTTCTTCGAGGCGGACGGGCCGCATCATTATAACTCGCTGGCGATGGTCAACCCGGACGGCAAGGTCGCGGGCGTCTATCGCAAGAGCCATATCCCGGATGGTCCGGGCTATGAGGAGAAATTCTATTTCCGCCCCGGCAATACCGGGTTCAAGGTGTGGGACGGCCCCGCGACCAAGCTGGGCGTCGGCATCTGCTGGGACCAATGGTATCCCGAGACGGCGCGCGCGATGATGCTGATGGGCGCGGAAATCCTGTTCTATCCGACCGCGATCGGCAGCGAGCCGCATGACGACAGCCTCGACACCGCGCGGCTGTGGCGCCGTGCGATGGTCGGTCATGCCGTGTCCAACGTCGTGCCGATCGTCGCCGCCAATCGCGTCGGCTGCGAGCACGGCCAGACCTTCTACGGCACCAGCTTCATCTGCGACGAGCGCGGCGACATCCTGGCCGAACTCGACCGCGAGGAAGAGGGCGTGATCGTCGCCACGCTCGACATCGAGCGGGTGAAGCGCCACCGCGCGGCGTTCGGCTTCTTCCGCGACCGGCGGCCCGAACTTTACGGGCGGCTGGTCCAGGATATCTGA
- a CDS encoding uracil-DNA glycosylase, translating to MPDASFPVIPAPLAPIQPPRDCPLCPRLVEVRETVAAEYPNWWNAPVPPFGDGEAWLAVVGLAPGKHGAHRTGRPFTGDGAGPLLYGTLAKFGFAEGEFAAKVDDGLTLKGAVILNAVKCLPPENKPTPDEIRTCRNFLEQELAALPRLSVVIALGEIAHRSVVKALGGRLPKARFGHMAEHRLPGGGPVILDSYHCSRYNQNTGRLTPEMFEAVFARAMELRG from the coding sequence ATGCCTGACGCATCCTTTCCTGTCATCCCGGCGCCCCTGGCCCCGATCCAGCCGCCGCGCGACTGCCCGCTCTGTCCCCGCCTGGTCGAGGTCCGCGAGACCGTCGCCGCCGAATATCCCAATTGGTGGAACGCCCCCGTGCCGCCGTTCGGCGATGGCGAAGCCTGGCTGGCGGTCGTCGGCCTCGCCCCCGGCAAGCATGGCGCGCACCGCACCGGCCGCCCCTTCACCGGCGATGGCGCGGGGCCGCTGCTCTATGGCACGCTCGCCAAATTCGGCTTTGCCGAGGGTGAGTTCGCCGCGAAGGTCGATGACGGCCTGACGTTGAAGGGCGCGGTGATCCTGAACGCGGTCAAATGCCTGCCGCCCGAGAACAAGCCGACGCCGGACGAGATTCGCACCTGCCGGAATTTCCTGGAGCAGGAACTGGCTGCACTGCCGCGACTTTCGGTCGTGATCGCACTCGGCGAGATCGCGCACCGTTCGGTGGTCAAGGCGCTTGGCGGTCGCCTGCCCAAGGCGCGATTCGGCCATATGGCCGAACATCGCCTGCCCGGCGGCGGACCGGTAATTCTCGATAGCTATCACTGCTCGCGCTACAACCAGAATACCGGGAGACTGACGCCCGAAATGTTCGAGGCCGTGTTCGCGCGGGCAATGGAGTTGCGGGGCTAA
- the folK gene encoding 2-amino-4-hydroxy-6-hydroxymethyldihydropteridine diphosphokinase: protein MTTTSYAIALGSNRPGRHGGPRDEIRAALAALPGVYAVSPILTTAPIGPSIRAFANAAALVESPLDPPAMLRVLKAVERDFGRRRGQRWGARVIDLDIILWSGGQWRSPGLIVPHLAYAARDFVLHPLAAIAADWRDPRDGRFVRHMRHGVDRRRPRP, encoded by the coding sequence ATGACGACGACAAGCTATGCCATCGCGCTGGGTTCCAACCGTCCGGGGCGGCATGGCGGCCCGCGGGATGAAATCCGCGCGGCGCTGGCGGCCCTGCCCGGCGTCTATGCGGTGTCGCCGATCCTGACCACTGCGCCCATCGGCCCGTCGATCCGCGCCTTCGCCAATGCCGCCGCGCTGGTCGAAAGCCCGCTGGACCCGCCCGCGATGCTTCGCGTGCTGAAGGCCGTCGAGCGCGATTTCGGGCGGCGGCGGGGGCAGCGCTGGGGTGCGCGGGTGATCGACCTGGACATCATTTTGTGGTCGGGGGGGCAGTGGCGCTCGCCTGGGCTGATCGTGCCGCACCTGGCCTATGCCGCGCGCGACTTCGTGCTGCATCCGCTGGCGGCGATCGCGGCGGACTGGCGCGACCCGCGTGACGGGCGGTTTGTACGCCATATGCGACATGGTGTTGACCGCAGGCGTCCGCGCCCCTAG